Proteins co-encoded in one Actinomadura luteofluorescens genomic window:
- a CDS encoding DUF3592 domain-containing protein yields MHGFLALWCAVWGTVALLGYGRSLAGMTRAQRTVRVTGRIERLGEPRHGGSGKSGIPVDVSYRPPSGGQEVVVANDGDRDETITAAWTGREVAVLYPRGRPDAFRLTGDSQEGDRGPGWPAFALFLVYAGVVVVAAIDRGWPWALVGFCGPWAVYGAYHLPGNVRDTRRRRETLASMVAVQGRVIAVLEDVTTDGEGSTLTVSTPVVAFTTREGTDVTAYCPPGVPDAAGARGREVTVHYTPADPAVFSLDRVAEHRSLRTDIPVNVVALLVIASAAVAGAVML; encoded by the coding sequence TTGCACGGATTTCTGGCGCTGTGGTGCGCGGTGTGGGGGACGGTGGCGCTGCTCGGCTACGGGCGGTCGCTGGCCGGGATGACCCGGGCCCAGCGGACGGTCCGGGTCACCGGGCGGATCGAGCGGCTGGGAGAGCCCCGGCACGGCGGCTCCGGGAAGAGCGGAATCCCGGTGGACGTCTCCTACCGTCCCCCGTCCGGCGGGCAGGAGGTCGTCGTGGCGAACGACGGTGACCGGGATGAAACGATCACCGCCGCGTGGACGGGCCGGGAGGTCGCGGTCCTCTACCCGCGCGGCAGGCCGGACGCCTTCCGCCTGACCGGCGACTCCCAGGAGGGCGACCGCGGACCGGGCTGGCCGGCCTTCGCGCTCTTCCTCGTCTATGCCGGTGTGGTGGTGGTCGCCGCGATCGACCGGGGCTGGCCCTGGGCGCTGGTCGGCTTCTGCGGGCCGTGGGCCGTCTACGGCGCCTACCACCTGCCCGGGAACGTGCGCGACACGCGCCGCCGCCGCGAGACGCTGGCCTCCATGGTCGCCGTCCAGGGCCGGGTCATCGCGGTGCTCGAGGACGTCACCACCGACGGGGAGGGCAGCACCCTGACCGTCAGCACACCGGTCGTGGCGTTCACGACGCGGGAGGGAACGGACGTCACCGCCTACTGCCCTCCGGGGGTGCCGGACGCGGCCGGCGCCCGCGGCCGGGAGGTCACGGTCCACTACACGCCGGCCGACCCGGCCGTCTTCAGCCTGGACCGCGTGGCCGAACACCGCTCCCTGAGAACGGACATCCCGGTCAACGTCGTGGCCCTCCTCGTCATCGCGTCGGCGGCGGTCGCGGGAGCGGTCATGCTGTGA
- a CDS encoding COG4315 family predicted lipoprotein, with product MIKTAGVGSLGQILVDGAGRTVYNFQKDTGGKSSCYGACAAVWPPVPAGAKPQAGSGANASLLGTSKRTDGTTQVTYAGHPLYYYAPDGTTSGSAKGEGLNQFGAVWYVMSPSGSAVRKSGGGGY from the coding sequence ATGATCAAGACGGCGGGTGTGGGCTCACTGGGGCAGATCCTCGTCGACGGTGCGGGCCGCACGGTCTACAACTTCCAGAAGGACACCGGCGGCAAGTCCTCCTGCTACGGCGCGTGCGCCGCGGTGTGGCCGCCGGTCCCCGCCGGCGCGAAGCCCCAGGCGGGCTCGGGGGCGAACGCGTCGCTGCTGGGCACCTCGAAGAGGACCGACGGCACGACCCAGGTCACCTACGCCGGACATCCGCTGTACTACTACGCGCCCGACGGCACGACCAGCGGCAGTGCCAAGGGGGAGGGCCTCAACCAGTTCGGGGCCGTCTGGTACGTGATGTCGCCGTCCGGCAGCGCGGTCCGCAAGAGCGGCGGCGGCGGCTACTGA
- a CDS encoding response regulator transcription factor, translating into MIRLGIIDPRPVVLHGLQYVFNRTPEITIEISQANAQGIPSSALDVVLLGFCPSEGAACGRQIAELSRKTSVLILSWARGPERKNEAVRCLRAGARGVLYPDAPVNILLDAVRTAAAGRMVIPTEVSSFLEAPAATDQLSLREQQVLDCIAGGYTHSQIARHLGISRHTVDTYVKRIRGKLKLGNKAELTRAAVQLISGLDVPQTSPR; encoded by the coding sequence ATGATCCGTCTCGGCATCATCGATCCGCGACCTGTCGTCCTGCATGGGCTGCAATACGTGTTCAATAGAACACCAGAGATAACCATTGAGATCTCCCAGGCGAATGCCCAGGGCATACCGTCGAGCGCACTCGACGTCGTCCTTCTGGGGTTCTGCCCGTCCGAGGGCGCCGCATGCGGACGGCAGATCGCGGAACTGTCCCGCAAGACCTCCGTCCTCATCCTGAGCTGGGCCCGCGGGCCCGAGAGGAAGAACGAGGCGGTGAGATGCCTGCGCGCCGGAGCCCGCGGTGTCTTATATCCCGATGCTCCGGTCAACATCCTCCTGGACGCCGTCCGAACGGCGGCGGCGGGACGAATGGTGATTCCGACCGAGGTGTCCTCGTTCCTGGAGGCTCCCGCGGCCACCGATCAGTTGTCGCTCCGCGAACAGCAGGTCCTCGACTGCATCGCCGGCGGATACACGCACAGCCAGATCGCCCGGCATCTGGGAATCAGCCGGCACACCGTGGACACCTATGTGAAACGCATCCGCGGAAAGCTCAAACTCGGAAACAAGGCGGAGTTGACCAGAGCCGCGGTTCAGCTGATCTCTGGCCTCGACGTTCCGCAGACATCACCGCGGTGA
- a CDS encoding acyltransferase domain-containing protein: MTRPYELVVLSASSSDELAAAARGLARFLTDRPSLPLAAVAGSLAHDRPQLPHRLALVARDGADAARRLQAPAARETLIGRATAAERPVAFLFPGVGDHYAGMAAGLYRSEPLFRRALDYCAEALMDRLGRDLREILYPEDFESAPPSGGPDGKLDLARLLGRHERSADLDRTAIAQPLVFAVEYALAEYLADLGIRPTALAGYSLGEYVAACAAGVLAPEDALELVARRAKLIETAPEGAMVAVLLGADQLAEHLDDELSLSAADGPRLSVVGGRIAAVERLERRLAAAGVASLRLPTRHAFHSAMLEPFEEAMCELAAGPSLSPPAIPLLSNVTGTWLTEAQATSPHYWAQHMSRTVRFDDELAELWRLPAPILLEVGAGRTLSTLVRQHPGRRPDGTVLSTLPTIEARDSDVAGVLTAVGRLWVEGMDVNWRALLPDRPRERLPQAP; the protein is encoded by the coding sequence GTGACCAGGCCATACGAGCTCGTCGTTCTGTCCGCCTCCTCCAGCGACGAACTTGCCGCGGCCGCGCGCGGGCTGGCTCGATTCCTGACCGACAGACCGAGCCTCCCGCTGGCCGCGGTCGCCGGCTCTCTGGCCCATGACCGCCCGCAGCTGCCGCACCGCCTGGCGCTGGTGGCGCGCGACGGCGCCGACGCCGCGCGGCGGCTCCAGGCCCCGGCCGCCCGCGAGACGCTCATCGGGCGGGCGACTGCTGCCGAGCGTCCGGTCGCCTTCCTCTTCCCCGGCGTCGGTGACCACTACGCCGGGATGGCGGCCGGCCTCTACCGGAGCGAGCCGCTTTTCCGCCGTGCGCTCGACTACTGCGCCGAGGCCCTCATGGACCGGCTGGGCCGGGACCTGCGCGAGATCCTCTACCCGGAGGACTTCGAGTCCGCGCCACCGTCGGGCGGACCGGACGGCAAGCTCGACCTGGCCCGGCTGCTCGGCCGGCACGAGCGGTCCGCCGATCTGGACCGGACCGCGATAGCCCAGCCGCTGGTCTTCGCGGTGGAGTACGCGCTGGCCGAGTACCTGGCGGATCTGGGGATCCGTCCCACCGCGCTGGCCGGCTACAGCCTGGGGGAGTACGTCGCGGCGTGCGCGGCGGGGGTGCTGGCACCGGAGGACGCGCTGGAACTGGTCGCCCGCCGGGCGAAGCTGATCGAGACCGCGCCCGAGGGCGCGATGGTCGCGGTGCTGCTCGGCGCCGACCAGCTCGCCGAGCACCTCGACGACGAGCTGTCGCTGTCGGCGGCCGACGGGCCGCGGCTCTCGGTGGTCGGCGGCCGCATCGCGGCGGTCGAGCGCCTCGAGCGGCGGCTCGCGGCCGCGGGCGTGGCGAGCCTGCGCCTGCCGACCCGGCACGCCTTCCACTCGGCGATGCTCGAGCCGTTCGAGGAGGCGATGTGTGAACTGGCCGCCGGGCCCTCGCTGTCACCGCCCGCCATTCCGCTGCTGTCGAATGTCACCGGAACGTGGCTGACCGAGGCGCAGGCGACCAGTCCCCATTACTGGGCGCAGCATATGTCGCGGACCGTCCGCTTCGACGACGAGCTGGCCGAGCTGTGGCGCCTGCCGGCGCCGATACTGCTGGAGGTCGGTGCGGGCCGGACGCTCAGCACCCTGGTACGGCAACACCCCGGCCGGCGACCGGACGGCACGGTTCTGAGCACTCTTCCCACCATCGAGGCCCGCGATTCGGATGTGGCCGGCGTGCTCACGGCGGTGGGCCGCCTGTGGGTGGAGGGCATGGACGTGAATTGGCGGGCCCTGCTCCCCGACCGGCCGCGGGAGCGGTTGCCGCAGGCTCCGTAA
- a CDS encoding CapA family protein, which produces MRMSPSTLRSSNGRQPGGSRLAACTLLIAALGLGALSACDGIHRRSATLQRATKAVRHKPVQFTVAATGDFLLHRVVMDQAASDARTEGRDGYDFTPMLARLNPVVSGADLGICHIETPLASRSGPFLGYPSFNSPPQIVNAIRGLGYDTCSTASNHAIDQGEPGVRRTLAALDGAGIRHAGTARSAEEAKKINLLDVKGLKIAHLSYTYGTNGIAKPAGRPWLVNDGLDAGRILADAADAKKSGADAVMVSLHWGEEYQHEATPEQRHLAAKLLRSSDVDLILGDHVHVVQPFERINGKWVVYGMGNQVANPTANTPATHRGLVALFTFTWDSREQRWREQPSFVPTLVSPGPPIRLRTLVRGDATDQAAIDDTTRVVRSLGFDIPDASDQVTSMRLQSPERN; this is translated from the coding sequence ATGCGAATGTCGCCATCTACGCTCAGGTCATCGAACGGACGGCAGCCGGGTGGGAGCCGCCTCGCGGCATGCACCCTGCTGATCGCGGCGTTGGGGCTCGGTGCGCTGTCGGCCTGCGACGGGATCCACCGCCGTTCCGCGACTCTGCAACGGGCAACCAAGGCAGTTCGCCATAAACCGGTCCAATTTACCGTCGCGGCCACCGGGGATTTCCTCCTGCACCGAGTCGTGATGGATCAGGCGGCCTCGGATGCGCGCACCGAAGGGCGGGACGGGTACGACTTCACGCCGATGCTCGCGCGGCTCAATCCCGTGGTCAGCGGGGCGGATCTGGGAATCTGCCACATCGAGACGCCGCTGGCCTCGCGGTCGGGGCCCTTCCTCGGCTACCCGTCCTTCAACTCACCGCCCCAGATCGTGAACGCGATCCGCGGGCTCGGCTACGACACCTGCTCCACCGCCTCCAACCACGCCATCGACCAGGGGGAACCGGGCGTGCGCCGCACGCTCGCCGCCCTGGACGGCGCAGGTATCAGGCATGCCGGCACCGCCCGCAGCGCGGAGGAGGCGAAGAAGATCAACCTTCTGGACGTCAAAGGCCTCAAAATCGCCCATCTTTCGTACACATACGGCACCAACGGCATAGCGAAGCCCGCGGGAAGACCCTGGCTCGTGAACGACGGGCTGGACGCGGGCAGGATCCTCGCGGACGCGGCCGACGCCAAGAAATCGGGTGCCGACGCCGTGATGGTCAGCCTCCACTGGGGCGAGGAATACCAGCACGAGGCCACACCCGAGCAGCGGCACCTGGCCGCGAAGCTGCTGCGTTCCAGCGACGTGGACCTGATCCTCGGCGACCACGTGCACGTCGTCCAGCCTTTCGAGCGGATCAACGGCAAGTGGGTCGTGTACGGGATGGGAAATCAGGTCGCCAATCCGACCGCGAACACCCCGGCCACCCATCGGGGGCTCGTCGCCCTGTTCACCTTCACCTGGGACTCACGTGAACAACGGTGGAGAGAACAGCCCTCCTTCGTCCCGACCCTCGTCTCGCCCGGCCCGCCGATCAGGCTCCGCACCCTGGTCCGGGGCGATGCGACGGATCAGGCGGCCATCGACGACACGACACGAGTCGTACGCAGCCTCGGATTTGACATTCCCGACGCTTCGGACCAGGTCACTTCGATGAGGCTTCAAAGCCCCGAAAGGAATTGA
- a CDS encoding MbtH family protein encodes MFEDDDERIYRVVINHEEQYSIWPEDREIPEGWRAEGTRGTKPECLAHIDQAWTDMRPLSLRRQMDSETVAGGS; translated from the coding sequence ATGTTCGAGGACGACGACGAACGGATCTACCGGGTCGTGATCAACCACGAGGAGCAGTACTCGATCTGGCCGGAGGACCGCGAGATCCCGGAGGGATGGCGCGCCGAGGGCACGCGGGGGACCAAGCCGGAGTGCCTGGCCCACATCGACCAGGCGTGGACGGACATGCGGCCACTGAGCCTGCGCAGGCAGATGGACTCCGAGACCGTCGCCGGCGGTTCCTGA
- a CDS encoding COG4315 family predicted lipoprotein, with the protein MTAPDTLRSRTISSLRWRAAIAVAGLLAAGCTFATNSQHPGRLQLSTADLPNLGRVLVDGNGRTLYLFIADPPNASTCFGACASIWPPVTTQGRPTVADGAQAGMVTTLARPDGPSQIVYAGHPLYYYQADTGRGDTYGQGITQFGALWFAVSPQGQIQTTGSAHGGFQF; encoded by the coding sequence GTGACGGCTCCTGACACGCTTCGATCGCGGACGATCTCGTCGTTGCGGTGGCGGGCCGCGATCGCGGTGGCGGGCCTGCTGGCCGCGGGCTGCACGTTCGCGACGAACTCGCAGCACCCCGGCCGCCTGCAACTCTCCACGGCCGACCTGCCGAACCTCGGCCGGGTCCTGGTGGACGGCAACGGGCGCACGCTGTACCTGTTCATCGCCGACCCGCCGAACGCCTCCACCTGTTTCGGTGCGTGCGCGAGCATCTGGCCGCCGGTCACCACCCAGGGGCGGCCGACGGTGGCGGACGGGGCCCAGGCGGGCATGGTGACCACGCTCGCCCGTCCCGACGGGCCGAGCCAGATCGTCTACGCGGGTCACCCGCTGTACTACTACCAAGCCGACACCGGACGCGGCGACACTTACGGCCAGGGCATCACCCAGTTCGGGGCCCTGTGGTTCGCCGTCAGCCCCCAGGGGCAGATCCAGACCACGGGGAGTGCCCATGGCGGCTTCCAGTTCTGA
- a CDS encoding glycoside hydrolase family 15 protein, translated as MRVSGPPVDVPSDPGRATAFRIDGYARLRDYAVIGDGRSAALVAADGSVDWLGAPDLDSPSVFAAVLDPVRGGRFLLEPEEPFTVARRYLPGTNVLETTFTTARGSLRVTDALTLEADGALGPMRELQRRLDCVAGTVPLRWSVQPRFGYGAHRPRIGRRAGIPVAVSGADALAVCAWDAGEPECTDWAVNGRVELGQGGRALLAIPFAHQEPLVLPSRSECDARVEQTIAAWRGWAGERSSEGRWQDAVLRSALALKLLIYAPSGAIAAAVTTSLPEHVGGERNWDYRFSWVRDSAFTLDALLKLGCPAEADAYFWWLMHASQLTHPRLRVLYRLNGGGHAPERSLPLDGYRGSRPVRIGNAAGAQTQLDTYGELVQTGWLYAGAAGRLDADVARRLAELADFVCAAWREPDSGIWEVRSAPLHFTQSKMMCWVALDRAIDLCERGLIPSRGSARRRPARWRSARAQVRDFVETRCFSSVHQCYTRSADSSELDAAVLLGLLHGYARPGDPRMRATVDAVARELRHGPFVDRYSGEDGLRGSEGAFLACSFWLAECLARTGRLDEATALMDDLVGLANDVGLYGEEIDPATGAFLGNLPQGLSHLALISAARAIDSIAEAADG; from the coding sequence ATGAGAGTCAGCGGTCCCCCCGTTGACGTCCCGTCCGATCCCGGGCGCGCCACGGCCTTCCGGATCGACGGCTACGCCCGGCTGCGCGACTACGCGGTGATCGGAGACGGGCGGAGTGCCGCGCTGGTCGCCGCCGACGGGTCCGTCGACTGGCTGGGGGCACCGGATCTTGACTCCCCCTCGGTGTTCGCCGCCGTCCTGGACCCCGTCCGAGGCGGCCGCTTCCTGCTGGAGCCAGAGGAGCCCTTTACGGTCGCGCGCCGGTACCTCCCTGGCACGAACGTACTGGAGACCACGTTCACCACCGCCCGCGGAAGTCTGCGGGTGACCGATGCACTGACCCTGGAGGCCGATGGGGCCCTCGGACCGATGCGGGAACTGCAGCGGCGCCTCGACTGCGTGGCCGGGACGGTGCCGCTGCGCTGGAGTGTTCAGCCGCGGTTCGGTTACGGCGCCCACCGCCCGCGTATCGGCAGGCGCGCCGGCATACCGGTCGCGGTGTCCGGCGCGGACGCGCTCGCCGTCTGCGCCTGGGACGCGGGGGAACCGGAATGCACCGACTGGGCTGTCAACGGCCGCGTCGAGCTGGGGCAAGGAGGGCGGGCACTGCTGGCGATTCCGTTCGCCCACCAGGAACCGCTCGTCCTACCGAGCCGTTCCGAGTGCGATGCCCGCGTGGAGCAGACCATCGCGGCTTGGCGCGGCTGGGCCGGGGAACGCTCCAGCGAGGGCCGGTGGCAGGACGCCGTGCTGCGCAGCGCGCTGGCGCTCAAGCTCCTGATCTACGCGCCGTCGGGGGCCATCGCCGCCGCGGTGACGACCTCGCTGCCGGAGCATGTCGGCGGCGAACGGAACTGGGACTACCGCTTCTCCTGGGTCCGCGACTCGGCGTTCACTCTCGACGCGCTCCTGAAGCTCGGATGCCCCGCCGAGGCGGATGCCTACTTCTGGTGGCTCATGCACGCCTCCCAGCTCACCCATCCGCGGCTGCGGGTGCTGTACCGGCTGAACGGCGGCGGCCACGCCCCGGAACGGTCGCTCCCCCTCGACGGATACCGCGGTTCCAGGCCGGTCCGGATCGGCAACGCGGCGGGCGCGCAGACCCAGCTGGACACCTATGGCGAGCTGGTGCAGACCGGCTGGCTGTACGCGGGCGCCGCCGGGCGGCTGGACGCGGACGTCGCCCGGCGCCTGGCGGAACTGGCCGACTTCGTCTGCGCCGCCTGGCGGGAGCCGGACTCGGGGATCTGGGAGGTGCGCAGCGCTCCCCTGCACTTCACGCAATCGAAGATGATGTGCTGGGTCGCGCTCGACCGGGCCATCGACCTCTGCGAGCGCGGCCTGATCCCGAGCCGCGGCTCGGCCCGCCGGCGGCCGGCCCGCTGGCGGTCGGCCCGCGCGCAGGTGCGCGACTTCGTCGAGACGCGCTGCTTCTCCTCAGTTCACCAGTGCTACACGCGGTCGGCCGACAGTTCGGAACTGGACGCCGCCGTGCTGCTCGGTCTTCTGCACGGCTACGCGCGTCCCGGCGATCCCCGCATGCGCGCCACGGTCGACGCGGTGGCACGGGAGCTGCGGCACGGCCCGTTCGTCGACAGGTACTCAGGTGAGGACGGACTGAGGGGCAGCGAAGGCGCGTTCCTGGCCTGTTCCTTCTGGCTGGCCGAGTGCCTCGCCCGCACCGGGCGCCTCGACGAGGCGACGGCGCTGATGGACGACCTGGTCGGGCTGGCCAACGACGTCGGCCTGTACGGCGAGGAGATCGACCCGGCCACCGGCGCCTTCCTGGGGAACCTGCCGCAGGGGCTGAGCCACCTGGCGCTGATCAGCGCCGCGCGCGCCATCGACTCGATCGCCGAGGCGGCGGACGGGTGA
- a CDS encoding VOC family protein, protein MLTHFLTVRDVAVSRDFYANVLGGEVVLPENPAIVQVANTWIIMNPGGGPTPDKPGVVLRPPEPGDPVSTFLNVRVADIEAFYASATAHGAEFLTEPLDRKAEIRCYMRDPDGYLIEVGQATGMLHGVFADRPAPG, encoded by the coding sequence GTGCTCACGCACTTCCTGACGGTCCGGGACGTGGCCGTCTCCAGGGACTTCTACGCGAACGTCCTCGGCGGCGAGGTGGTTCTCCCGGAGAACCCGGCCATCGTGCAGGTGGCCAACACCTGGATCATCATGAACCCCGGTGGCGGCCCCACGCCGGACAAGCCCGGCGTCGTCCTCAGGCCGCCCGAGCCCGGCGATCCGGTGTCGACGTTCCTCAACGTCAGGGTGGCCGACATAGAGGCGTTCTACGCGTCGGCGACCGCTCACGGCGCGGAGTTCCTGACCGAGCCTCTGGACCGCAAGGCGGAGATCCGCTGCTACATGCGCGACCCGGACGGCTACCTCATCGAGGTCGGGCAGGCCACGGGCATGCTCCACGGCGTCTTCGCCGATCGCCCCGCGCCCGGCTAG
- a CDS encoding isochorismatase family cysteine hydrolase, whose product MPSEAEAQRHRWRIEAREYARHERRRGRRFAFTRLVPARTALVVIDMVPFFVSGNPYCRGIVPHIARLADALRGAGGTVAWVLPAVGERTAVADEFFGPEAAEMYRTSGGTGPLAERLWHDFVVHADDLLVEKSAASAFFPGRCPLPDLLERRGVDTVLVTGTVTNVCCESSARDASTLGFRVILVADANAARGDREHNATLHTVYRSFGDVRPTAEVLGLIGTPSGPSAR is encoded by the coding sequence GTGCCGTCAGAGGCCGAGGCGCAGCGGCACAGGTGGCGGATCGAGGCCCGGGAGTACGCCCGTCATGAGCGCCGCCGGGGGCGCCGCTTCGCGTTCACGCGGCTCGTTCCCGCCCGCACGGCGCTGGTAGTGATCGACATGGTCCCGTTCTTCGTGTCCGGCAATCCCTACTGCCGGGGGATCGTGCCCCACATCGCCCGTCTCGCCGACGCTCTGCGGGGTGCAGGCGGCACGGTCGCCTGGGTCCTGCCCGCGGTGGGCGAACGTACGGCGGTGGCCGACGAGTTCTTCGGGCCCGAAGCGGCCGAGATGTACCGCACCTCCGGCGGCACCGGGCCCTTGGCCGAACGCCTGTGGCATGACTTCGTGGTCCATGCCGACGACCTGCTGGTGGAGAAGTCGGCGGCCAGCGCCTTCTTCCCGGGGCGCTGCCCCCTTCCGGACCTGCTGGAACGGCGCGGGGTCGACACCGTCCTGGTCACCGGCACCGTCACCAACGTGTGCTGCGAGTCCTCCGCGCGCGACGCGAGCACCCTCGGGTTCCGGGTCATCCTGGTCGCCGACGCGAACGCGGCGCGCGGCGACCGGGAGCACAACGCCACCCTGCACACCGTCTACCGGTCCTTCGGCGACGTCCGTCCGACGGCCGAGGTGCTCGGGTTGATCGGAACGCCGTCGGGGCCCTCGGCGCGTTGA
- a CDS encoding response regulator, with translation MSAPVRVLVCDDQALIRTGFATIIDAQPDLEVVGECGDGRTAVGLARSLSPDMVVMDVRMPVLDGIEATRLLAGPGVGDPVKVLVVTTFNLDEYVYEALRAGASGFLLKDAPPAQLLHGIRTVAGGAALLAPEVTRQLVGRYAARIRPAPGTADDVALAPRELEVLNLIANGLSNNEIAATLVLSPETVKTYVSRILTKLGLRDRVQAVVYAYRNGLVT, from the coding sequence GTGAGCGCCCCGGTCCGGGTGCTGGTGTGCGACGACCAGGCGCTGATCCGGACCGGGTTCGCGACGATCATCGACGCGCAGCCCGACCTGGAGGTGGTGGGCGAGTGCGGGGACGGGCGGACCGCGGTCGGCCTCGCCCGCAGCCTGAGCCCCGACATGGTGGTGATGGACGTGCGGATGCCGGTGCTCGACGGCATCGAGGCGACCCGCCTCCTGGCCGGCCCCGGGGTCGGGGACCCCGTCAAGGTGCTCGTGGTGACGACGTTCAACCTGGACGAGTACGTGTACGAGGCGCTGCGCGCGGGAGCGAGCGGGTTCCTGCTCAAGGACGCCCCACCGGCGCAGCTGCTGCACGGGATCCGCACCGTCGCGGGCGGTGCCGCGCTGCTGGCGCCCGAGGTGACCCGGCAGCTCGTCGGCCGGTACGCCGCGCGGATCCGTCCCGCCCCGGGCACGGCCGACGACGTCGCGCTGGCCCCGCGCGAGCTGGAGGTGCTGAACCTCATCGCCAACGGCCTGTCCAACAACGAGATCGCCGCGACGCTGGTGCTCAGCCCGGAGACCGTCAAGACCTACGTGTCGCGCATCCTCACCAAACTCGGCCTGCGCGACCGCGTGCAGGCCGTCGTCTACGCCTACCGCAACGGCCTGGTCACCTGA
- a CDS encoding YkvA family protein, with product MVWLGLLLVVAGAVPALTMDGDLCGVDLTVAGAALMAVGAVLLVAGILRLRRRRRAGPPGAAAQAYYRTSTGKIVAMVIAVVYIVSPVDLIPDVFLPFGIVDDATALTWLLFALGQEYTRRSRAERRAP from the coding sequence ATGGTGTGGCTCGGACTTCTCCTCGTCGTCGCGGGTGCCGTCCCGGCACTCACCATGGACGGTGACCTGTGCGGTGTCGACCTCACCGTCGCGGGCGCCGCCCTCATGGCCGTCGGCGCGGTCCTGCTGGTGGCGGGCATCCTCCGGCTGCGCAGGCGCCGCCGCGCCGGGCCGCCCGGCGCGGCCGCGCAGGCCTACTACCGGACCTCCACCGGCAAGATCGTCGCGATGGTGATCGCGGTCGTCTACATCGTCTCTCCGGTCGATCTGATCCCCGACGTCTTCCTTCCGTTCGGGATCGTCGACGACGCCACCGCACTCACATGGCTGCTCTTCGCGCTCGGCCAGGAGTACACGCGGCGGTCCCGCGCGGAACGCCGCGCCCCCTGA